The following are from one region of the Haloactinomyces albus genome:
- a CDS encoding PIG-L deacetylase family protein, with protein sequence MHGHQRWGRNRQHAPEQARGVREAEQRASAEIVGVADVDFLGHPDGIVGYGIASRRELTRAVRRHRPETVITTDFRETYGPGALNQADHIAVGWATIDAVRDAANRWIFPELDDEGLVPWHGVREVRAAGHGWPMMLEQ encoded by the coding sequence CTGCATGGCCACCAGCGGTGGGGTCGGAATCGACAGCATGCCCCCGAACAGGCTCGTGGGGTTCGCGAGGCTGAGCAGCGTGCCTCGGCCGAGATCGTCGGAGTAGCCGATGTGGACTTCCTCGGCCATCCGGACGGGATCGTCGGGTACGGGATCGCTTCGCGGCGCGAACTCACGCGCGCGGTGCGCAGGCACCGGCCCGAGACCGTGATCACGACCGACTTCCGCGAGACTTACGGGCCGGGCGCGCTGAACCAGGCTGATCACATCGCCGTGGGGTGGGCCACCATCGACGCGGTCCGTGACGCTGCCAACCGGTGGATCTTTCCCGAGCTGGACGACGAGGGGCTGGTGCCCTGGCACGGCGTCCGAGAAGTCCGGGCCGCCGGACACGGATGGCCGATGATGCTGGAGCAGTAG